The Ursus arctos isolate Adak ecotype North America unplaced genomic scaffold, UrsArc2.0 scaffold_71, whole genome shotgun sequence genome has a segment encoding these proteins:
- the LOC113249872 gene encoding olfactory receptor 6C74-like, which yields MPMEMGNGTTVQEFTLEGFPASQHLGKVLFLVHLLAYLASTVGNAIIVTITCADSRLHTPMYFFLSTFSFFECCFTSTVIPKLLIIFLLGRQTISFPACFIQAFVTVFLGAGGFFLIAVMSLDRYLAICKPLHYPTIMNLKTCFLLVTACFALAFPLITGPVVKVSQLSFCGRHVIPHFFCDLAPLIHLSCSDSRSAEMLAFVVASVILLTSLIITLIAYSNIVVTIVRLPSAKEKKKAFSTCSSHLIVLSLMYGSSVFIYVKPKQTNRLDSSREAALVTTVVTPLLNPVIYTLRNKQVHRALRETVCRMKISR from the coding sequence ATGCCCATGGAAATGGGGAATGGGACAACTGTCCAAGAATTCACCTTGGAGGGGTTTCCTGCCAGTCAGCATCTGGGAAAGGTCCTCTTCCTGGTGCACCTGCTGGCGTACCTGGCATCCACTGTAGGCAATGCCATCATAGTCACCATCACCTGTGCTGACTCCCGGCTCCACACACCtatgtactttttcctcagcACTTTCTCCTTCTTTGAGTGTTGCTTTACAAGTACTGTTATTCCTAAGTTGCTGATCATCTTTCTCTTAGGCAGGCAAACCATTTCCTTTCCTGCCTGTTTCATACAAGCATTTGTCACTGTATTTCTGGGAGCAGGAGGTTTCTTCCTCATAGCAGTGATGTCTCTGGATCGGTATTTGGCCATTTGCAAGCCTCTGCATTACCCAACCATCATGAATCTGAAGACTTGCTTCCTCCTGGTCACTGCCTGCTTCGCTTTAGCCTTCCCTCTCATCACTGGTCCAGTAGTGAAGGTTTCCCAGTTATCCTTCTGTGGCCGTCATGtcatcccccactttttctgtgacctTGCCCCCCTGATTCATCTCTCCTGTTCTGACTCCAGGTCTGCTGAAATGTTGGCCTTTGTCGTCGCTTCGGTTATCCTTTTGACATCCCTTATCATAACCCTCATTGCATACAGCAACATAGTAGTCACAATTGTGCGACTCCCATCagccaaggagaaaaagaaagctttttccACCTGCTCATCTCACCTCATAGTTCTCTCTCTGATGTATGGCAGTAGCGTCTTTATATATGTGAAACCAAAGCAGACAAACAGGCTGGACTCCAGTAGGGAGGCTGCCCTTGTGACCACGGTGGTGACCCCTCTGCTCAACCCTGTCATCTACACTCTGCGGAACAAGCAGGTCCACCGGGCTCTGAGGGAGACAGTGTGCAGAATGAaaatatcaagataa